From the genome of Solidesulfovibrio carbinolicus, one region includes:
- a CDS encoding DUF6599 family protein, protein MTARRKRVSRRERWTAWGVLTVLAAIVVWLGLAQSRLNPAVLVALSPPPATGVAASQASGRTFADAAWLESLPGAQPAGPVESYDPETLSDRIDGKAELYLAANFQEMSIRAFRLPDGTRLEVAVYTQATPTDAFAVLSSQRRPGASPSPVSPDAYATENALYFTKGNRYVEMTADRAEAATGPALAALALKLAEALPAEAAAKPGQGAARNVKALFPAEGLVPGSVRLAASDAMGMEGFSNVYTAEYDLPSGSATAFLAERDTAEAAAADARAFAGFLKQNGYAAAPPPAGAKLPAGVVALGADGSFEILWTRGRLLAGVHDAVNMEAAVELTARLAASLKDVTP, encoded by the coding sequence ATGACGGCAAGACGCAAGCGTGTTTCGCGTCGGGAGCGGTGGACGGCCTGGGGCGTGTTGACAGTCCTGGCCGCCATTGTCGTCTGGCTGGGGCTTGCCCAATCGCGCCTGAACCCTGCCGTGCTGGTGGCGCTGAGTCCGCCGCCTGCGACGGGCGTGGCCGCTTCCCAAGCTTCGGGCCGGACCTTTGCCGACGCCGCCTGGCTGGAGAGCCTGCCCGGCGCCCAACCGGCCGGGCCGGTGGAAAGCTACGACCCCGAAACCCTGTCTGATCGCATCGACGGCAAGGCCGAGCTGTATCTGGCCGCAAATTTTCAGGAAATGTCCATACGCGCCTTCAGACTGCCCGATGGGACGCGTCTGGAGGTCGCCGTCTACACCCAGGCCACGCCCACCGACGCCTTTGCCGTCTTAAGCTCCCAGCGCCGGCCCGGGGCCAGCCCCAGTCCGGTCTCCCCGGACGCCTACGCCACGGAAAACGCCCTCTATTTCACCAAGGGCAATCGCTACGTGGAAATGACGGCTGACCGGGCCGAGGCGGCGACTGGTCCGGCCCTGGCCGCCCTGGCCCTGAAACTGGCCGAAGCCCTGCCCGCCGAGGCCGCTGCCAAGCCTGGGCAGGGGGCCGCCCGAAACGTCAAGGCACTCTTTCCGGCCGAGGGTCTGGTTCCCGGCAGTGTGCGGCTGGCCGCCTCGGACGCCATGGGTATGGAAGGCTTTTCCAATGTCTATACCGCCGAGTACGACTTGCCGTCCGGCTCGGCCACGGCCTTTCTGGCCGAGCGCGATACGGCCGAGGCGGCCGCAGCCGACGCCCGGGCCTTTGCCGGTTTCCTCAAGCAAAACGGCTACGCCGCCGCGCCACCGCCGGCCGGGGCCAAACTGCCGGCCGGGGTCGTGGCGCTGGGGGCCGACGGCTCCTTTGAGATTCTCTGGACACGAGGCCGGCTCCTGGCCGGCGTCCACGACGCCGTCAACATGGAGGCCGCCGTGGAATTGACTGCCAGGCTGGCGGCCAGCCTCAAGGATGTGACGCCATGA
- a CDS encoding sugar-binding transcriptional regulator, translating into MTTPDDSEHQLISRVAWLYFKEELTQAEIGERLGITRIKVNRLLQAGREAGLIRVVINTAFKDCVALEAGLAKEYGLARAIVLPTPERGGRYYYDAIGRPAGEYASIQLQDGQSIGVGWGHTIRSAINGMAVRNFRDISVTSLYGGVPRSPVNPFDSTAMFARKLSAAVCNHLPAPMFVSTPEVRDTIAAQPFFRTFYKEALAVDMILTAVGDMTAQATNIALGAISLDQRRDLARAGAVGEFFGRFLDAEGNVLDHEVNHCSMSPDFGGLLNVPHIVLVSGGMAKVPILQTILRRGYVHVCVTDAQTAQSLLDA; encoded by the coding sequence ATGACCACCCCAGACGACAGCGAACACCAGCTCATCTCCCGGGTCGCCTGGCTGTACTTCAAGGAAGAGCTCACCCAGGCCGAAATCGGCGAACGCCTCGGCATCACCCGCATCAAGGTCAACCGGCTGCTCCAGGCCGGACGCGAAGCCGGGCTCATCCGCGTCGTCATCAACACCGCCTTCAAGGACTGCGTCGCCCTCGAAGCCGGGCTGGCCAAGGAATACGGGCTGGCCCGGGCCATTGTCCTGCCCACCCCCGAACGCGGCGGACGCTACTACTACGACGCCATCGGCCGCCCGGCCGGCGAATACGCCTCAATCCAGCTCCAGGACGGCCAGTCCATCGGCGTAGGCTGGGGGCACACCATCCGCTCGGCCATAAACGGCATGGCCGTGCGCAACTTCCGCGACATCTCCGTCACCTCCCTCTACGGCGGCGTGCCCCGAAGCCCGGTCAACCCGTTTGACTCCACGGCCATGTTCGCCCGAAAGCTCTCGGCCGCCGTGTGCAACCACCTGCCCGCCCCCATGTTCGTCTCCACCCCGGAAGTGCGCGACACCATCGCCGCCCAGCCCTTCTTCCGCACCTTTTATAAGGAAGCCCTGGCCGTGGACATGATCCTGACCGCCGTGGGCGACATGACCGCCCAGGCCACCAACATCGCCCTGGGGGCCATCAGCCTCGACCAGCGCCGCGATCTGGCCCGGGCCGGGGCCGTGGGCGAATTTTTCGGCCGCTTCCTCGACGCCGAGGGCAACGTCCTCGACCACGAGGTCAACCATTGCAGCATGTCGCCGGATTTCGGCGGCCTGCTCAACGTCCCGCACATCGTCCTCGTGTCCGGAGGCATGGCCAAGGTCCCGATCCTTCAAACCATCCTGCGCCGGGGCTACGTCCACGTCTGCGTCACCGACGCCCAGACGGCGCAAAGCCTTCTCGACGCGTAA
- a CDS encoding DUF362 domain-containing protein: MTLSQKPGVPGDGSSPDSSGRPADLDRRQFLRRLAGASILAVAAGGLGAALYDPKGPAGVAGGKVLAGLGDFRAAPPPAGQPRLATVHGADRRAMFALGVKALGGMEAFVSRGDVVLLKVNAAFASPAILGATTHPDLLAAAVEACRAAGAARVVVTDNPINSPESCFEVSGLAGAARSCGATILLPRPALFSPLTLPGGRLLTDWPVLAGAFAGVTKVIALSPVKDHQRAGASMSLKNFYGLLGGRRNIFHQDINGVIAELGQLLRPTLVVLDGVSAMMANGPTGGSLADLKATNTMIFSADPVAADTLGVALLGRTPVDLPYLALAQAAGVGTMDVASLAPVTLSLDKAAG, translated from the coding sequence ATGACGCTGTCCCAAAAGCCCGGCGTCCCTGGCGACGGTTCCAGCCCTGACTCGTCGGGCCGGCCTGCGGACCTTGATCGCCGGCAATTCCTGCGCCGGCTGGCCGGGGCGTCGATCCTGGCCGTGGCCGCCGGGGGCCTTGGCGCGGCCCTGTACGACCCCAAGGGGCCGGCGGGCGTCGCCGGGGGCAAGGTGCTGGCCGGGCTGGGCGATTTCCGCGCCGCGCCGCCGCCGGCCGGCCAGCCCCGGCTGGCTACGGTCCACGGCGCGGACCGTCGGGCCATGTTCGCCCTTGGCGTCAAGGCCCTGGGCGGCATGGAGGCCTTCGTCTCCCGGGGCGACGTGGTGCTGCTCAAGGTCAACGCCGCTTTTGCCTCGCCGGCCATCCTCGGGGCCACAACCCACCCGGATTTGCTCGCCGCCGCCGTGGAGGCCTGCCGGGCGGCCGGGGCGGCCCGGGTGGTCGTCACCGACAATCCCATCAACAGCCCGGAAAGCTGTTTCGAGGTCTCGGGGCTGGCCGGCGCGGCGCGCAGCTGCGGCGCGACCATCCTCCTGCCGCGGCCGGCCCTGTTTTCACCCCTGACCCTGCCCGGCGGCCGGCTCCTGACGGACTGGCCGGTCCTGGCCGGGGCTTTTGCCGGCGTCACCAAGGTCATCGCGCTCTCGCCGGTCAAGGACCACCAGCGGGCCGGGGCCTCCATGAGCCTCAAAAACTTCTATGGACTCCTTGGCGGGCGGCGAAACATTTTCCACCAGGACATAAACGGCGTCATCGCCGAGCTGGGCCAGCTCCTGCGCCCGACGCTGGTCGTGCTTGACGGCGTGAGCGCCATGATGGCCAACGGCCCCACCGGCGGCTCCCTGGCCGATCTCAAGGCTACCAACACGATGATCTTTTCCGCCGACCCCGTGGCCGCCGACACCCTGGGCGTGGCCCTGCTCGGGCGAACGCCGGTCGATCTGCCCTATCTGGCCCTGGCCCAGGCAGCCGGGGTGGGCACCATGGACGTAGCCTCCCTGGCCCCGGTGACGCTCTCCCTCGACAAGGCGGCAGGGTAG
- a CDS encoding radical SAM/SPASM family putative metalloenzyme maturase, with protein MTTNRHATEDVSRLDHPSRLFVEVTSRCNLRCAMCVKHSGHGVQAEGDMSPETFRALEPALPNLDALILNGIGEPLLHPRLEAFIRTAKNAMPADGWVGFQTNGHLLDQTRAASLAAAGLDRIFLSVDAASQELFQAVRAGGSLGHVERALAALTEARQAHPGRTLEVGAEFVVMRDNLAELPGLVSWLAQRGASTLVVSHVLPFSAAMANQPVFGVNTRQARQYYEAWSDTAKDKGLSLDQYFEIAWKYHKTPQEQRLVDFVQEMVFTAVKHDIPFQVTNSIVGEDLRQTEDVFGQAQAVAERLGLRLVLPPVRPVSGQACLGVKHGGMFVAWDGTVSPCHFLWRSFSCYFYGREKQVGRKVFGDLTREPLSAIWNNPAYTAFRDDVLRRRYPHCPSCNVYPCEDINSLDFENDCYGETVPCGDCLWSMGLLQCMGQEDLHGEFQEDALGTGATPPCDRFRPGVQDGNLLQS; from the coding sequence ATGACGACCAATCGCCACGCTACCGAAGATGTGTCCCGGCTTGATCATCCCTCGCGGCTTTTCGTCGAGGTGACCTCCCGGTGCAACCTGCGCTGCGCCATGTGCGTCAAGCATTCCGGCCACGGCGTCCAAGCCGAGGGCGACATGTCGCCGGAAACGTTTCGCGCCCTGGAACCGGCGCTGCCCAACCTCGACGCCCTCATCCTCAACGGCATCGGCGAACCCCTGCTCCACCCCCGCCTGGAGGCGTTCATAAGGACCGCCAAAAACGCCATGCCGGCCGATGGTTGGGTGGGGTTTCAAACCAACGGCCATCTCCTCGACCAGACTCGGGCCGCGTCGCTTGCCGCTGCCGGTTTGGACAGAATCTTTCTGTCCGTGGACGCCGCCTCCCAGGAACTTTTTCAAGCCGTCCGGGCCGGCGGCAGCCTGGGCCACGTGGAACGCGCCCTGGCCGCCTTGACCGAAGCCAGGCAGGCCCACCCCGGCCGCACGCTGGAAGTCGGGGCGGAGTTCGTGGTCATGCGGGACAATCTGGCCGAGCTGCCGGGACTTGTCTCCTGGCTGGCCCAAAGGGGCGCAAGCACCCTGGTCGTGTCCCACGTGCTGCCGTTTAGCGCCGCCATGGCGAACCAGCCGGTCTTTGGCGTCAACACGCGGCAGGCCAGGCAATACTACGAAGCGTGGTCGGACACGGCCAAGGACAAAGGCCTGTCCCTGGACCAGTATTTCGAGATCGCCTGGAAGTATCACAAGACCCCGCAAGAACAGCGGCTTGTGGATTTCGTCCAAGAGATGGTGTTTACAGCCGTAAAACACGACATCCCCTTTCAGGTGACCAACAGCATCGTCGGCGAGGATCTGCGCCAGACGGAAGACGTCTTCGGGCAAGCCCAAGCCGTGGCCGAGCGGCTTGGCCTCAGACTTGTCCTGCCGCCGGTCCGGCCGGTCAGCGGACAGGCCTGCCTGGGCGTCAAACACGGCGGAATGTTCGTCGCCTGGGACGGCACGGTCTCCCCGTGCCATTTTCTGTGGCGCAGCTTTTCCTGCTATTTCTATGGCCGGGAGAAACAGGTCGGCCGCAAGGTCTTCGGGGATCTGACCAGGGAACCGCTCTCGGCCATCTGGAACAATCCGGCCTATACGGCCTTCCGCGACGACGTGCTGCGCCGGCGCTACCCCCATTGCCCGAGCTGCAACGTCTATCCCTGCGAGGACATCAACAGCCTCGATTTCGAAAACGATTGCTACGGCGAGACCGTCCCTTGCGGCGACTGCCTGTGGAGCATGGGGCTTTTACAGTGCATGGGGCAGGAAGACCTTCATGGCGAATTCCAGGAAGACGCCTTGGGCACGGGTGCTACCCCTCCCTGCGACCGTTTCCGGCCCGGCGTGCAGGACGGCAATCTGCTCCAATCCTGA
- the glpK gene encoding glycerol kinase GlpK, which yields MANYILSLDQGTTSSRAILFTREGDIKQIAQKEFTQIYPQPGWVEHNANEIFDTQSYVMRECLQFAGVDASDVAAIGITNQRETTVVWDKKTGAPIHNAIVWQDRRTAGFCDELKAKGLADVIRQKTGLVIDAYFSGTKVRWILDNVPGAREKADKGELLFGTIDSWLIWNLTKGAVHVTDESNASRTLLFNINTGAWDDELLAIIGVPAAMLPRVSKSSEVVGEIHPEFLGKALPIAGNAGDQQAATYGNACLKEGMAKNTYGTGCFMLMNTGKAPRPSNNNLLTTMAWATPSGRYFALEGSVFIAGAVVQWLRDGLGIIQSAPDVEQLALSVPDNGGVFLVPAFAGLGAPHWDQYARGAMVGITRGATKAHIARAALESIALQTLDIMDCMQKDAGIKLDTLRADGGATRNNLLMQFQADVLGVPVERPMVTETTALGAAYLAGLAVGFWKSEEEIAAMWQLDRRFEPNMAQSDRDKLLHDWQRAVARSKAWIEA from the coding sequence ATGGCCAATTACATTCTCTCCCTCGACCAGGGCACCACCAGCTCCCGCGCCATCCTGTTCACCCGCGAAGGCGACATCAAACAGATCGCCCAGAAAGAGTTCACCCAGATCTACCCCCAGCCGGGCTGGGTCGAGCACAACGCCAACGAGATCTTCGACACCCAATCCTACGTCATGCGCGAATGCCTGCAGTTCGCCGGCGTGGACGCCTCGGACGTGGCCGCCATCGGCATCACCAACCAGCGTGAAACCACGGTGGTCTGGGACAAGAAAACCGGCGCGCCCATCCACAACGCCATCGTCTGGCAGGACCGCCGCACCGCCGGCTTCTGCGACGAACTCAAGGCCAAGGGCCTGGCCGACGTCATCCGCCAGAAAACGGGCTTGGTCATCGACGCCTACTTCTCCGGCACCAAGGTCCGCTGGATCCTCGACAACGTGCCCGGCGCCCGGGAAAAGGCCGACAAGGGCGAACTGCTGTTTGGCACCATCGACTCCTGGCTCATCTGGAACCTGACCAAGGGCGCGGTCCACGTCACCGACGAGTCCAACGCCAGCCGCACCCTGCTTTTCAACATCAACACCGGAGCCTGGGACGACGAGCTGCTGGCCATCATCGGCGTGCCCGCCGCCATGCTGCCCCGGGTGTCCAAGTCCTCGGAAGTCGTGGGCGAAATCCACCCCGAATTCCTGGGCAAGGCCCTGCCCATCGCCGGCAACGCCGGCGACCAGCAGGCCGCCACCTACGGCAACGCCTGCCTCAAGGAAGGCATGGCCAAAAACACCTACGGCACCGGCTGCTTCATGCTCATGAACACCGGCAAGGCCCCCCGCCCCAGCAACAACAACCTGCTGACCACCATGGCCTGGGCCACCCCGTCGGGCCGCTACTTCGCCCTGGAAGGCAGCGTCTTTATCGCCGGCGCCGTGGTCCAGTGGCTGCGCGACGGCCTGGGCATCATCCAGAGCGCCCCGGATGTCGAACAACTCGCCCTATCCGTGCCCGACAACGGCGGCGTCTTCCTCGTGCCGGCCTTTGCCGGCCTGGGCGCGCCCCATTGGGACCAGTACGCCCGCGGGGCCATGGTCGGCATCACCCGCGGCGCCACCAAGGCCCACATCGCCCGCGCCGCCTTGGAGTCCATCGCCCTGCAGACCCTGGACATCATGGACTGCATGCAAAAAGACGCCGGCATCAAGCTCGACACCCTTCGCGCCGACGGCGGCGCCACCCGCAACAACCTGCTCATGCAGTTCCAGGCCGACGTGCTGGGCGTGCCCGTCGAGCGCCCCATGGTGACCGAAACCACGGCCCTGGGCGCGGCCTACCTGGCCGGCCTGGCCGTCGGGTTCTGGAAGAGCGAGGAAGAGATCGCCGCCATGTGGCAGCTCGACCGCCGCTTCGAACCCAACATGGCCCAGTCCGACCGCGACAAGCTCCTCCACGACTGGCAGCGCGCCGTGGCCCGCAGCAAGGCCTGGATCGAAGCCTAG
- a CDS encoding 4Fe-4S binding protein codes for MSVSELFEEARTGLKSLFVGLGITGKAFCQPQVTVIYPKEEVDNLSTFRGHVELVGKEDDPSVPRCVACGACVKACPSDCLTILCPVPAKEGQEDAPVVMGPAPQKGSKTPGAVIVDFSLCSLCGQCAKTCPVDSLRFSDNPYMVALDRKEFRIDLMARLKRQAEEE; via the coding sequence ATGTCGGTGAGTGAACTGTTCGAGGAAGCCCGTACCGGCCTCAAGAGCCTGTTTGTGGGCCTTGGCATCACGGGCAAGGCCTTCTGCCAGCCCCAGGTGACGGTGATCTACCCCAAGGAAGAGGTCGACAACCTCTCCACTTTCCGGGGCCATGTCGAGCTGGTGGGCAAGGAAGACGATCCGTCCGTGCCGCGCTGCGTGGCCTGCGGGGCCTGCGTCAAGGCCTGTCCGTCGGATTGCCTGACCATCCTGTGTCCGGTGCCGGCCAAGGAAGGCCAGGAAGACGCGCCGGTGGTCATGGGGCCGGCTCCGCAAAAGGGCAGCAAAACGCCCGGCGCGGTGATCGTGGATTTCTCGTTGTGCAGTCTTTGCGGCCAATGCGCCAAGACCTGCCCGGTGGATTCGCTGCGGTTTTCCGACAACCCGTACATGGTGGCCCTTGATCGCAAGGAGTTTCGCATCGACCTCATGGCCCGGCTCAAGCGCCAGGCCGAGGAGGAATAG
- a CDS encoding iron-containing alcohol dehydrogenase produces the protein MNFEFAAPAKIVFGPGQAARLPSLVTPLGKRLLLVVGASPGRHTALAQAFAAAGLGVTLFSVAGEPSVDMAKAGVALCREAGCDVVVSVGGGGAIDAGKAVAALATNPGDPYDYLEVVGAGRPITERPLPHVAVPTTAGTGAEATANAVLTAPAERVKVSLRSTMMLPTVALVDPELTVSMPPAVTAATGLDALTQLLESFVSIKANPMTDALCRDGLRLAAKHLAAAYDDGAGMAAREGMALASLYGGLALANAKLGAVHGFAAPIGGLFDAPHGQVCASLLPAVVAGNIAALRQREPGSGRLAAYAEAAAILTGRAEASPEDGAVWLEALCRRLGAPTLTALGLTHGDIPMVVEKAARASSMQGNPIVLTTAELTAIVERALG, from the coding sequence ATGAACTTCGAATTCGCCGCACCGGCCAAGATTGTTTTCGGTCCCGGCCAGGCCGCGCGCCTGCCGTCCCTTGTCACGCCCTTGGGCAAACGCCTGCTGCTGGTCGTGGGGGCCAGTCCCGGCCGCCATACGGCGCTGGCCCAGGCGTTTGCGGCCGCCGGCCTTGGGGTGACGCTCTTTTCCGTGGCCGGCGAACCGTCGGTGGACATGGCCAAGGCCGGCGTCGCCCTGTGCCGTGAGGCCGGCTGCGACGTTGTCGTCAGCGTCGGCGGCGGCGGGGCCATCGACGCCGGCAAGGCCGTGGCCGCCCTGGCGACCAATCCCGGCGACCCTTACGACTATCTGGAAGTGGTGGGGGCCGGGCGGCCCATCACCGAACGGCCCTTGCCCCATGTGGCCGTGCCGACCACGGCCGGCACCGGGGCCGAGGCCACGGCCAACGCCGTGCTGACGGCCCCGGCCGAGCGGGTCAAGGTGAGCCTGCGCTCGACCATGATGCTGCCCACCGTGGCCCTGGTCGATCCCGAGCTGACGGTCTCCATGCCGCCGGCCGTGACCGCCGCCACGGGTCTCGATGCCTTGACGCAATTGCTGGAGTCCTTTGTTTCCATCAAGGCCAATCCCATGACCGACGCCTTGTGCCGCGACGGCTTGCGCCTGGCCGCGAAGCATCTGGCCGCCGCCTACGACGACGGGGCGGGCATGGCCGCCCGGGAGGGCATGGCCCTGGCCAGCCTGTACGGCGGCCTGGCCCTGGCCAATGCCAAGCTTGGGGCGGTGCACGGGTTTGCCGCGCCCATCGGCGGGCTTTTCGACGCGCCCCATGGGCAGGTCTGCGCCAGCTTGCTGCCGGCGGTGGTGGCGGGCAACATCGCCGCGCTGCGGCAGCGCGAACCGGGTTCGGGGCGGCTGGCCGCCTATGCCGAGGCGGCGGCCATTCTGACCGGCCGGGCGGAAGCCTCTCCCGAGGACGGGGCGGTCTGGCTGGAAGCCTTGTGCCGCCGCTTGGGCGCGCCGACGCTGACCGCCCTGGGCTTGACCCACGGCGACATTCCCATGGTGGTGGAAAAGGCGGCCCGGGCCAGCAGCATGCAGGGCAATCCCATCGTGCTCACCACGGCCGAACTGACGGCCATCGTGGAGCGCGCCCTGGGCTGA
- a CDS encoding glycerol-3-phosphate dehydrogenase/oxidase, whose protein sequence is MNRQDNINRLRQGGPFDLVVIGGGATGCGIALDAATRGLSVALLERDDFAQGTSSKSTKLVHGGVRYLEKAIMKADKAQFDLVREGLRERGRLLKNAPHLAHSIRLMTPVKTWREAAYIYAGLVLYDMLSGCLSLGRSAVVSKKKAAKLFPQLNLDGYVAAVIYSDGQFNDARMAVTLARTAAAYGAVCANHVEVTGLVKQGGRIAGVTVRDRLDGQEFTIAAKGVVNAAGPFADAIRRMDDPDVAPMLKTSSGIHILLPAEVAPRDLSLMIPKTEDGRVLFMIPWQGFVLFGTTDEPAPIEFDPAPERRDVDYLLRYASAYLLRPVTRDDVLAVWSGLRPLVFNPNKKNTQELARSHVIDISASGLLTMTGGKWTSYRSMAEEAVDAACRTFCLGQSRPCVTQELRLLGSRAYLPEGWRDLARREGVADELARSLWTLYGDEAAAIVKLGRDEDLLTPLHPEHPYVGAEVAFAVRREMAQHVGDVLLRRLPLGLLNMRHAQEAAGAVAAIMARELGWDEARRDSEVENACRLLAAWYAGREDQAAAQAQNG, encoded by the coding sequence ATGAACAGACAAGACAACATCAATCGGCTGCGCCAAGGCGGCCCCTTCGATCTGGTCGTCATCGGCGGCGGGGCCACCGGCTGCGGCATCGCCCTGGACGCCGCCACGCGCGGCTTGTCCGTGGCCCTGCTGGAACGCGACGACTTCGCCCAGGGCACCAGCAGCAAAAGCACCAAGCTTGTCCACGGCGGCGTGCGCTACCTCGAAAAGGCCATCATGAAGGCCGACAAGGCCCAGTTCGACCTGGTGCGCGAGGGCCTTCGCGAACGCGGCCGCCTGCTCAAAAACGCCCCCCACCTGGCCCACTCCATCCGGCTCATGACCCCGGTCAAGACCTGGCGCGAGGCCGCCTACATCTACGCGGGACTCGTGCTCTACGACATGCTCTCCGGCTGCCTGTCGCTGGGGCGTAGCGCCGTGGTCAGCAAAAAAAAGGCCGCCAAGCTTTTTCCCCAGCTCAACCTCGACGGCTACGTGGCCGCCGTCATCTACAGCGACGGACAGTTCAACGACGCCCGCATGGCCGTGACGCTGGCCCGCACCGCCGCCGCCTACGGCGCGGTCTGCGCCAACCATGTCGAGGTCACCGGCTTGGTCAAGCAGGGCGGCCGCATCGCGGGCGTTACCGTGCGCGACCGCCTGGACGGCCAGGAATTCACCATCGCCGCCAAGGGTGTGGTCAACGCCGCCGGCCCCTTTGCCGACGCCATCCGGCGCATGGACGATCCCGACGTCGCCCCCATGCTCAAGACCAGCTCCGGCATCCACATCCTGCTGCCGGCCGAGGTCGCCCCCCGCGACCTGTCGCTTATGATCCCCAAGACCGAGGACGGCCGGGTGCTCTTCATGATCCCCTGGCAGGGGTTTGTGCTGTTTGGCACCACCGACGAACCCGCGCCCATCGAATTCGATCCGGCTCCCGAACGCCGCGACGTCGATTATCTGCTGCGCTACGCCAGCGCCTACCTGCTTCGCCCCGTCACCCGCGACGACGTGCTGGCCGTGTGGAGCGGCCTGCGGCCCCTGGTTTTCAATCCCAACAAGAAAAACACCCAGGAACTGGCCCGTTCCCACGTCATCGACATCAGCGCCTCGGGACTCCTCACCATGACCGGCGGCAAATGGACGAGCTACCGCAGCATGGCCGAGGAAGCCGTGGACGCCGCTTGCCGGACGTTTTGCCTGGGCCAGTCCCGCCCCTGCGTCACCCAGGAACTGCGTCTGCTCGGCTCCCGGGCCTACCTGCCCGAGGGCTGGCGCGATCTGGCCCGCCGCGAGGGCGTGGCCGACGAGCTGGCCCGCTCCCTGTGGACCCTGTACGGCGACGAAGCCGCCGCCATCGTCAAACTGGGCCGCGACGAGGATCTGTTGACCCCGCTGCATCCCGAACACCCTTACGTCGGCGCGGAAGTGGCTTTCGCCGTGCGCCGCGAAATGGCCCAACACGTGGGCGACGTGCTCCTGCGCCGTCTGCCCCTTGGGCTGCTCAACATGCGCCACGCGCAGGAGGCCGCTGGGGCCGTGGCCGCCATCATGGCCCGCGAACTCGGCTGGGACGAGGCGCGGCGCGACAGCGAAGTGGAAAACGCCTGCCGGCTGCTTGCCGCCTGGTACGCCGGGCGGGAGGACCAGGCCGCCGCGCAGGCCCAAAACGGCTAG
- a CDS encoding MIP/aquaporin family protein, translating into MSNESSLGREMLSEFMGTMVLILFGAGCVAMKVFFGDALTVTWNTITLGWSMGVLFGVLASLRSGAHINPAVSLALAVTGRFPWKKVLPYSLAQTAGGFAGAALVFTDFHAKWLLFDPQLVKTAGIFCTFPAVPGFWPGFIDQIIGTAILLFGVLAIGDFAAKNKNGWLGPIAVAMLVMGIGMSLGAMNGYAINPARDFGPRFFALVAGFTQPNLMDVSIVLVPIIGPLIGGPLGALIYDKTTGSLNKDLEA; encoded by the coding sequence ATGAGCAACGAGTCGTCACTGGGCAGGGAAATGCTGTCCGAATTCATGGGGACCATGGTTCTCATCCTGTTCGGCGCAGGCTGCGTGGCCATGAAAGTCTTTTTCGGGGACGCGCTGACCGTCACTTGGAACACCATTACCCTTGGCTGGAGCATGGGCGTCCTTTTTGGCGTCCTGGCCAGCTTGCGGTCCGGAGCCCACATCAACCCGGCCGTGAGCCTGGCCCTGGCCGTCACCGGCCGCTTCCCCTGGAAGAAAGTGCTGCCCTACTCCCTGGCCCAGACCGCCGGCGGCTTTGCCGGAGCGGCCCTGGTCTTCACCGACTTCCACGCCAAATGGCTCCTGTTTGATCCGCAGTTGGTCAAGACCGCCGGCATCTTCTGCACCTTCCCGGCCGTGCCGGGCTTCTGGCCTGGCTTTATCGACCAGATCATCGGCACCGCCATCCTGCTCTTCGGCGTCCTGGCCATCGGCGACTTCGCCGCCAAAAACAAAAACGGCTGGCTCGGCCCCATCGCCGTGGCCATGCTCGTCATGGGCATCGGCATGAGCCTTGGCGCCATGAACGGATACGCCATCAACCCCGCCCGCGACTTCGGCCCCCGCTTCTTTGCCCTGGTGGCCGGCTTCACCCAGCCCAACCTCATGGACGTGAGCATCGTGCTGGTGCCCATCATCGGCCCGCTCATCGGCGGCCCCCTGGGCGCGCTGATCTACGACAAGACCACCGGTTCGCTCAACAAGGATCTCGAAGCCTAG